A genome region from Streptomyces sp. NBC_01296 includes the following:
- a CDS encoding hemolysin family protein, with product MTAPQLITGAVLLVVVAWFAACAESGIARISSFRAEQAVREGRRGSAKLAQVAADPTRYLNVALLVRVTCEMAAGVLVTYVCLDEFGDNWKALLIAIAVMVLVSFVAVGVSPRTIGRQHPLNTATAASYVLVPLARVMGPIPQLLILIGNALTPGKGFRKGPFASEAELRAMVDLAEKESLIEDEERRMVHQVFELGDTLVREVMVPRTDLVCIERYKTVRQATTLALRSGFSRIPVTGENEDDIVGIVYLKDLVRKTHISREAEADLVTTAMRPAVFVPDTKNAGDLLREMQQVRNHVAVVIDEYGGTAGIVTIEDILEEIVGEITDEYDRELAPVEDLGEDRYRVTARLDITDLGELFKVEDYDDEDVETVGGLLAKALGRVPIAGASALVELPDGRPLRLTAESPAGRRNKIVTVLVEPLAPAAGEGEEGE from the coding sequence TCTCGAGCTTCCGCGCCGAGCAGGCCGTACGGGAGGGCCGGCGCGGCAGCGCGAAGCTCGCGCAGGTCGCCGCCGACCCGACCCGCTACCTCAACGTGGCGCTGCTCGTGCGGGTCACCTGCGAGATGGCGGCCGGCGTGCTCGTCACGTACGTCTGCCTCGACGAGTTCGGCGACAACTGGAAGGCGCTGCTCATCGCGATCGCGGTGATGGTGCTCGTGTCCTTCGTGGCCGTCGGCGTCTCCCCGCGCACCATCGGCCGCCAGCACCCCCTCAACACGGCGACGGCGGCCTCGTACGTCCTGGTCCCGCTCGCCCGCGTCATGGGGCCCATCCCGCAGCTGCTGATCCTCATCGGCAACGCGCTCACGCCCGGAAAGGGCTTCCGCAAGGGGCCGTTCGCCTCCGAGGCCGAGCTGCGCGCGATGGTCGACCTCGCGGAGAAGGAGTCGCTGATCGAGGACGAGGAGCGCCGGATGGTGCACCAGGTCTTCGAGCTCGGCGACACCCTCGTGCGCGAGGTGATGGTGCCGCGCACCGACCTGGTCTGCATCGAGCGGTACAAGACGGTCCGTCAGGCGACGACGCTGGCGCTGCGGTCGGGCTTCTCGCGCATCCCGGTGACCGGGGAGAACGAGGACGACATCGTCGGCATCGTGTACCTGAAGGACCTGGTCCGCAAGACGCACATCAGCCGTGAGGCGGAGGCCGACCTGGTCACGACGGCGATGCGGCCGGCGGTGTTCGTCCCGGACACCAAGAACGCGGGCGATCTGCTGCGGGAGATGCAGCAGGTGCGCAACCACGTGGCCGTGGTCATCGACGAGTACGGCGGCACGGCGGGCATCGTCACCATCGAGGACATCCTCGAGGAGATCGTCGGCGAGATCACCGACGAGTACGACCGCGAACTCGCGCCCGTCGAGGACCTGGGCGAGGACCGCTACCGGGTGACGGCGCGGCTCGACATCACCGACCTCGGTGAGCTGTTCAAGGTCGAGGACTACGACGACGAGGACGTGGAGACGGTCGGCGGGCTGCTGGCGAAGGCGCTCGGCCGGGTGCCGATCGCGGGCGCCTCGGCGCTCGTGGAACTGCCGGACGGGCGGCCGCTGCGGCTGACGGCCGAGTCCCCGGCGGGCCGGCGGAACAAGATCGTGACGGTACTGGTGGAGCCGCTGGCCCCGGCGGCGGGCGAGGGCGAGGAGGGCGAATGA
- a CDS encoding MmcQ/YjbR family DNA-binding protein: MTPAELRAFCLGFNAAVEEFPFTPETSVFKVLGKMFALTALDGDPLKVNLKCEPELAVRLRAEHEAIVPGWHMNKRHWNTVTVGALPEALVRELIEDSYDLVVAGLPRAERLRLDRP; encoded by the coding sequence ATGACGCCGGCGGAGCTGCGCGCGTTCTGTCTGGGTTTCAACGCGGCGGTGGAGGAGTTCCCCTTCACGCCCGAGACCTCGGTGTTCAAGGTGCTGGGGAAGATGTTCGCGCTGACCGCGCTGGACGGCGACCCGCTGAAGGTCAACCTCAAGTGCGAACCGGAGCTGGCGGTGCGGCTGCGGGCGGAGCACGAGGCGATCGTGCCGGGCTGGCACATGAACAAGCGGCACTGGAACACGGTGACGGTCGGCGCTCTGCCCGAGGCGCTGGTGCGGGAGCTGATCGAGGACTCGTACGACCTGGTGGTCGCGGGCCTGCCGAGGGCGGAGCGGCTGCGGCTCGACCGACCGTGA
- a CDS encoding cytidine deaminase — MTDTTGTNPEDSKIITLARSARARNGVPEGAAVRDETGRTYVAGTVELESLKLSALQTAVAMAVASGAESLEAAAVVSSADVVADADRAAVRDLGGPDTPVLLAGPDGTLKSATPAGA, encoded by the coding sequence ATGACCGACACCACCGGGACCAACCCCGAGGACAGCAAGATCATCACGCTGGCGCGCAGCGCCCGGGCCCGCAACGGGGTGCCCGAGGGTGCGGCGGTGCGGGACGAGACGGGCCGTACGTACGTCGCCGGGACGGTGGAGCTCGAGTCCCTGAAGCTGAGCGCGCTGCAGACGGCGGTCGCGATGGCGGTGGCGAGCGGGGCCGAGTCCCTGGAGGCAGCGGCCGTGGTCAGCTCGGCGGATGTGGTGGCCGACGCCGACCGCGCGGCGGTCCGCGACCTCGGCGGCCCGGACACCCCGGTCCTGCTGGCCGGCCCGGACGGCACCCTCAAGTCCGCCACCCCGGCAGGCGCCTGA
- a CDS encoding class I SAM-dependent methyltransferase codes for MTTLTQRAFEAIGRFNEAHPWDHNAHYHRWILRQLPGRFDRALDVGSGSGDLARLLAGRAGAVDAVDADAAIVARARQLTAQDAPVAFSVGDALTEPPPGPYDVITCLATIHHLPFGEALRLFRRHLAPGGTLVVVGLAQAQTPGDHLLGAAAIPLNAALGWIKNKGRTAPRPPSMTAPTRPAGMGFRAVVREAGAVLPGARLRRRLFWRYTLVWRAV; via the coding sequence GTGACGACACTGACGCAGCGCGCCTTCGAGGCGATCGGCCGGTTCAACGAAGCTCACCCGTGGGACCACAACGCCCACTACCACCGTTGGATACTGCGGCAGCTGCCCGGGCGGTTCGACAGGGCGCTCGACGTGGGCTCGGGCAGCGGGGACCTGGCCCGGCTCCTGGCCGGCCGGGCCGGGGCGGTGGACGCCGTCGACGCCGATGCGGCGATCGTCGCCCGGGCCCGACAGCTGACCGCGCAGGACGCCCCGGTGGCGTTCTCCGTGGGGGACGCGCTGACGGAGCCCCCGCCGGGGCCGTACGACGTCATCACCTGTCTCGCCACGATCCACCACCTGCCGTTCGGCGAGGCCCTGCGGCTCTTCCGCCGCCACCTGGCACCGGGCGGAACCCTGGTCGTCGTCGGTCTCGCGCAGGCCCAGACCCCGGGCGACCACCTGCTCGGCGCGGCCGCGATCCCGCTCAACGCCGCACTGGGCTGGATCAAGAACAAGGGGCGTACGGCTCCCCGGCCGCCGTCCATGACCGCACCGACCCGCCCGGCGGGCATGGGCTTCCGGGCCGTCGTCCGCGAGGCCGGGGCCGTACTGCCGGGCGCGCGGCTGCGCCGGAGGCTGTTCTGGCGCTACACCCTGGTCTGGCGCGCAGTCTGA
- a CDS encoding MFS transporter, with amino-acid sequence MTQTAPNPAPAPTGPAPTAPGRIHRAWFVAAVAFVTIIGAAAFASLPGLLIEPLHEEFDWSRGTIGFAVSVNLALYGLTAPFAAALMDRFGIRKVVALALLVISGGTVATLWMTASWQLVLFWGVLVGLGSGSMALAFAATVTNRWFTARRGLVTGILTAAGASGQLIFLPLLSWLVEHHGWRPAAVTVSLAALAVVPFVWLLLRDHPADMGLAPYGGTYAQRPAPVTGAARRTVAVLFKAARTGPFWLLAGTFAICGASTNGLVKTHFVPAAHDHGMPVTAAAGLLAVVGVFDVIGTVASGWFTDRFEARRLLAVYYALRGISLLFLPMLLAPSVHPPMVFFIVFYGLDWVATVPPTIALCREHYGEDSAIVFGWVLASHQVGAALVAFLGGLARDAFGSYDLVWYASGALCAMAALMAMVIRRRAHDPLTA; translated from the coding sequence GTGACGCAGACAGCCCCCAACCCCGCCCCCGCCCCCACCGGCCCGGCCCCGACCGCCCCCGGACGCATCCACCGCGCCTGGTTCGTCGCGGCCGTCGCCTTCGTGACGATCATCGGCGCCGCCGCCTTCGCCTCCCTGCCCGGACTGCTCATCGAGCCGCTGCACGAGGAGTTCGACTGGTCGCGCGGCACGATCGGCTTCGCCGTCTCGGTGAACCTCGCGCTGTACGGACTCACCGCACCCTTCGCCGCCGCCCTGATGGACCGCTTCGGCATCCGCAAGGTGGTGGCCCTGGCCCTGCTGGTCATATCCGGCGGCACCGTCGCCACCTTGTGGATGACGGCGTCCTGGCAGCTGGTGCTGTTCTGGGGCGTGCTGGTGGGCCTGGGCAGCGGCTCCATGGCCCTGGCCTTCGCGGCGACCGTGACCAACCGCTGGTTCACCGCCCGGCGCGGGCTCGTCACCGGCATCCTGACCGCGGCCGGGGCCTCCGGTCAGCTGATCTTCCTGCCGCTGCTGTCCTGGCTGGTGGAGCACCACGGCTGGCGTCCGGCGGCGGTGACGGTCTCACTGGCGGCCCTGGCCGTCGTCCCGTTCGTGTGGCTGCTGCTGCGCGACCACCCGGCGGACATGGGACTCGCGCCGTACGGGGGCACGTACGCGCAGCGACCCGCCCCGGTGACGGGCGCGGCGCGGCGGACGGTGGCGGTGCTGTTCAAGGCGGCCCGCACCGGCCCGTTCTGGCTGCTGGCGGGCACCTTCGCGATCTGCGGGGCCTCGACGAACGGGCTGGTCAAGACCCACTTCGTACCGGCGGCCCACGATCACGGCATGCCGGTGACGGCGGCCGCGGGACTGCTCGCGGTGGTCGGCGTCTTCGACGTGATCGGCACCGTCGCCTCCGGCTGGTTCACGGACCGCTTCGAGGCGCGCCGCCTGCTGGCGGTGTACTACGCCCTGCGCGGGATCTCGCTGCTGTTCCTGCCGATGCTGCTGGCGCCGTCCGTGCACCCGCCGATGGTCTTCTTCATCGTCTTCTACGGGCTGGACTGGGTCGCGACCGTCCCGCCGACCATCGCGCTGTGCCGCGAGCACTACGGCGAGGACAGCGCGATCGTCTTCGGCTGGGTCCTGGCCTCGCACCAGGTGGGCGCGGCGTTGGTGGCCTTCCTGGGCGGCCTGGCCCGCGACGCCTTCGGCTCGTACGACCTGGTCTGGTACGCCTCGGGCGCGCTGTGCGCGATGGCCGCGCTGATGGCCATGGTGATCCGCCGCCGCGCCCATGATCCACTCACTGCGTGA
- a CDS encoding GlxA family transcriptional regulator yields the protein MAPHRVVVLALTGLLPFELGIPHRIFGRAKGPAGQPLYEILTCALAPGPVRTDADFAVQVEHGPELLATADTVVVPASYELGPVYEEGRLSDELAAALGHIRPGTRLVSICTGGYVLAAAGFLDGRPATTHWAHAEHFQRLFPAVRVDAGVLYTDDGDVLTSAGVAAGIDLCLHIVRRDHGAAVANDVARRTVVPPHRDGGQAQFIDRPVPQPQQASTAAARAWVLDRLHEPVRLVDLARQEAMSVRTFTRRFREESGVSPGEWIVGQRVERARWLLERTDLPMEQVARETGFGTAQSLRKHVQAALGVSPTAYRRTFRAAGGQGEPAIS from the coding sequence ATGGCCCCTCACCGTGTCGTCGTCCTCGCGCTCACCGGGCTGCTGCCCTTCGAGCTGGGCATCCCGCACCGGATCTTCGGCCGCGCCAAGGGTCCTGCCGGGCAGCCGCTGTACGAGATCCTCACCTGCGCCCTCGCCCCCGGGCCGGTGCGCACCGACGCCGATTTCGCGGTCCAGGTCGAGCACGGCCCCGAGCTGCTGGCCACGGCCGACACCGTGGTGGTGCCCGCCTCGTACGAGCTGGGGCCGGTGTACGAGGAGGGCAGGCTGAGCGACGAGCTCGCCGCGGCGCTCGGGCACATCCGGCCCGGCACGCGGCTCGTCTCCATCTGCACGGGCGGGTACGTCCTGGCCGCGGCCGGATTCCTGGACGGCCGCCCCGCCACCACGCACTGGGCCCACGCCGAGCACTTCCAGCGGCTCTTCCCGGCCGTACGGGTGGACGCCGGCGTGCTCTACACCGACGACGGGGACGTGCTGACCTCGGCCGGGGTCGCCGCCGGCATCGACCTGTGCCTGCACATCGTGCGCCGCGACCACGGCGCGGCCGTCGCGAACGACGTGGCCCGGCGGACCGTCGTACCGCCCCACCGGGACGGCGGGCAGGCCCAGTTCATCGACCGCCCGGTGCCGCAGCCGCAGCAGGCCAGCACCGCGGCCGCCCGCGCGTGGGTGCTGGACCGGCTGCACGAGCCGGTGCGGCTGGTCGACCTGGCCCGCCAGGAGGCCATGTCGGTACGGACGTTCACGCGCCGGTTCCGGGAGGAGTCCGGGGTCAGCCCCGGCGAGTGGATCGTCGGCCAGCGGGTGGAACGGGCCCGGTGGCTGCTGGAGCGGACGGATCTGCCGATGGAACAGGTCGCGCGGGAGACCGGGTTCGGGACGGCGCAGTCGCTGCGCAAGCACGTGCAGGCGGCGCTGGGGGTGAGCCCGACGGCGTACCGGCGCACGTTCCGCGCGGCCGGTGGGCAGGGGGAGCCTGCCATCTCCTGA
- a CDS encoding beta-xylosidase, with protein sequence MAVLAATAGGALSAPAAAEGETPSGQVEFPTHCLPPQEAGLPPADGPTTARITVDDPAPKVGDTVTVTYQVARTPAVNPLGAELPADVLTPTGRILLGGAQSGEVTVVGAKRNDPVQAGAGLPAVTMTGTFTVTAPGGITLAPGGYMLHTGHLLDLDTACAVTGAPVSERLTATPLPRANLRSVALGTAYGKPGAKVKVTGVGFAPGAAVTVTGRAGAAETVDRVAVTADERGEVLAELAVTDRATTAVVAYEGTAWSAQEGSGPTAYTVLAAAPAGAQKVTAVVEPGALSMTQAGASIALGAVPYGEGGAAPGRIGTVTVKDARGGPAGWTLTGKVTDFTGPGGAVIPGASLSWTPSCTAAEGSPSRCVAGRAGVVGPEGAVLASAPDAEPVGGTFTIDATVALTLPPYTPPGAYRAVLTLTFS encoded by the coding sequence ATGGCGGTGCTCGCGGCCACGGCCGGGGGTGCACTGAGCGCGCCTGCCGCGGCGGAAGGGGAGACGCCGTCCGGGCAGGTGGAGTTCCCGACGCACTGCCTGCCGCCGCAGGAGGCCGGACTCCCGCCCGCCGACGGGCCGACCACGGCCCGGATCACCGTCGACGACCCGGCGCCGAAGGTCGGCGACACGGTCACCGTGACGTACCAGGTGGCCCGGACGCCCGCCGTGAACCCGCTCGGCGCCGAACTCCCGGCCGATGTGCTGACCCCGACCGGGCGGATCCTGCTGGGGGGTGCGCAGAGCGGTGAGGTCACCGTCGTGGGGGCGAAGCGGAACGATCCTGTCCAGGCGGGTGCAGGCCTGCCCGCCGTCACCATGACCGGCACGTTCACCGTCACCGCGCCCGGCGGGATCACCCTGGCCCCGGGCGGCTACATGCTGCACACCGGCCACCTGCTGGACCTGGACACCGCCTGCGCCGTCACCGGTGCGCCGGTGTCCGAACGGCTCACCGCGACCCCGCTGCCCCGGGCCAACCTGCGGTCGGTCGCGCTGGGCACGGCCTACGGGAAGCCGGGAGCCAAGGTCAAGGTCACCGGCGTCGGCTTCGCCCCGGGCGCGGCCGTGACGGTGACCGGCCGGGCGGGCGCCGCCGAGACCGTGGACCGGGTGGCCGTCACGGCGGACGAGCGGGGCGAGGTCCTGGCGGAGCTTGCGGTCACGGACAGGGCGACGACGGCGGTGGTCGCGTACGAGGGCACGGCGTGGTCGGCGCAGGAGGGCTCGGGGCCGACGGCGTACACGGTGCTCGCGGCTGCGCCTGCGGGCGCGCAGAAGGTGACGGCGGTGGTCGAGCCCGGCGCGCTGTCGATGACCCAGGCGGGCGCGTCGATCGCGCTGGGTGCGGTCCCGTACGGGGAAGGCGGCGCGGCCCCCGGCCGGATCGGCACGGTCACGGTCAAGGACGCGCGGGGCGGACCGGCGGGGTGGACGCTGACCGGCAAGGTCACGGACTTCACCGGCCCGGGCGGGGCCGTGATCCCGGGGGCCTCGCTGAGCTGGACCCCGTCGTGCACGGCCGCGGAGGGCAGCCCGAGCCGGTGCGTGGCGGGCAGGGCGGGGGTGGTCGGGCCGGAGGGCGCGGTGCTCGCGTCCGCGCCGGACGCGGAGCCGGTCGGCGGGACGTTCACGATCGACGCGACGGTCGCCCTGACGCTCCCCCCGTACACCCCGCCGGGCGCGTACCGGGCGGTCCTGACCCTGACCTTCTCGTGA
- the era gene encoding GTPase Era — MARMSDRSPESTSPHRAGFACFVGRPNAGKSTLTNALVGTKVAITSNRPQTTRHTVRGIVHRPDAQLVLVDTPGLHKPRTLLGERLNDVVRTTWAEVDVIGFCLPADQKLGPGDKFIAKELAGIKKTPKIAIITKTDLVESKQLAEQLLAVHQLSAELGFEWAEIVPVSAVGDTQVQLLADLIAPLLPESPPLYPEGDLTDEPEMVMVAELIREAALEGVRDELPHSIAVVVEEMIPRENRPADRPLLDIHANVYIERPSQKGIIIGPKGSRLKEVGMKSRKHIEALLGTPVFLDLHVKVAKDWQRDPKQLRKLGF; from the coding sequence ATGGCCCGTATGAGCGATCGTTCCCCCGAGTCCACCAGCCCGCACCGTGCGGGCTTCGCCTGCTTCGTCGGCCGCCCCAACGCGGGGAAGTCGACCCTGACCAACGCACTCGTGGGCACCAAGGTCGCGATCACCTCCAACCGGCCGCAGACCACCCGCCACACCGTCCGCGGCATCGTGCACCGCCCCGACGCCCAGCTCGTACTGGTCGACACGCCCGGTCTGCACAAGCCGCGGACCCTCCTCGGCGAGCGGCTGAACGACGTCGTACGGACCACCTGGGCCGAGGTCGACGTCATCGGCTTCTGCCTGCCCGCCGACCAGAAGCTCGGCCCCGGCGACAAGTTCATCGCGAAGGAGCTCGCGGGGATCAAGAAGACCCCCAAGATCGCCATCATCACGAAGACCGACCTCGTCGAGTCCAAGCAGCTGGCCGAGCAGCTCCTCGCCGTCCACCAGCTCAGCGCGGAGCTCGGCTTCGAGTGGGCCGAGATCGTCCCCGTCTCGGCGGTCGGCGACACCCAGGTCCAGCTGCTGGCCGACCTGATCGCGCCGCTGCTGCCCGAGAGCCCGCCGCTGTACCCGGAGGGCGACCTCACCGACGAGCCCGAGATGGTGATGGTCGCGGAGCTGATCCGGGAGGCCGCGCTGGAGGGCGTACGGGACGAGCTCCCGCACTCCATCGCCGTGGTCGTCGAGGAGATGATCCCGCGGGAGAACCGCCCGGCGGACCGCCCGCTGCTGGACATCCACGCGAACGTCTACATCGAGCGGCCGAGCCAGAAGGGCATCATCATCGGCCCGAAGGGCTCCCGGCTGAAGGAGGTCGGGATGAAGTCGCGCAAGCACATCGAGGCGCTGCTCGGCACCCCGGTCTTCCTCGACCTGCACGTGAAGGTCGCGAAGGACTGGCAGCGCGACCCCAAGCAGCTGCGCAAGCTCGGCTTCTGA
- a CDS encoding class I SAM-dependent methyltransferase: MTEHAHAHTHPHHSPAAGASAGEEFWDGRYGESDRIWSGEANAMLVHEVSGLAPGRALDLGCGEGADAVWLARRGWAVTGTDISGVALGRAAEHAADAGVADRATWARHDLTESFPEGEFDLVSACFLHNYGDFPRDRVLRSAAAAVAPGGTLLVVGHAGWAPWQEDREEAHFPTPQEVLAQLEPVTAGWEVLRAEETERIQNQPDGTPGTRTDNVVRLRRPA, encoded by the coding sequence ATGACCGAGCACGCGCACGCGCACACGCACCCCCACCACTCCCCCGCAGCCGGGGCCTCGGCGGGCGAGGAGTTCTGGGACGGCCGCTACGGCGAGAGCGACCGCATCTGGAGCGGCGAGGCCAACGCCATGCTGGTGCACGAGGTGTCCGGGCTCGCCCCCGGGCGGGCCCTGGACCTGGGCTGCGGGGAGGGCGCCGACGCCGTCTGGCTGGCCCGCCGCGGATGGGCCGTCACCGGGACCGACATCTCCGGGGTCGCCCTCGGCCGGGCCGCCGAGCACGCGGCGGACGCCGGGGTCGCGGACCGCGCCACCTGGGCGCGGCACGACCTGACCGAGTCGTTCCCGGAGGGGGAGTTCGACCTCGTCTCGGCCTGCTTCCTGCACAACTACGGGGACTTCCCCCGCGACCGCGTCCTGCGCAGCGCCGCCGCGGCCGTGGCCCCCGGCGGCACCCTGCTGGTCGTCGGGCACGCGGGCTGGGCGCCGTGGCAGGAGGACCGCGAGGAGGCCCACTTCCCGACGCCGCAGGAGGTCCTCGCGCAGCTGGAGCCGGTCACGGCGGGCTGGGAGGTCCTGCGGGCCGAGGAGACCGAACGGATCCAGAACCAGCCCGACGGCACGCCCGGGACCCGCACGGACAACGTGGTGCGGCTGCGCCGGCCCGCGTAA
- a CDS encoding protealysin inhibitor emfourin, producing MRILVVRTGGFAGIERRAEVDTSGRPDEDEWRALAQLALRPVPAAPGSDRIRDGFSYRITVDGRTVSCQEPNLSEAQRTLISRLLKEGA from the coding sequence ATGCGGATTCTGGTGGTGCGGACGGGCGGCTTCGCGGGCATCGAGCGCCGGGCCGAGGTGGACACCTCGGGCCGGCCCGACGAGGACGAATGGCGGGCCCTGGCCCAGCTGGCGCTGCGGCCCGTCCCGGCCGCGCCCGGGTCGGACCGGATCCGGGACGGGTTCTCGTACCGGATCACCGTCGACGGACGGACGGTCTCCTGCCAGGAGCCGAACCTGTCGGAGGCGCAGCGGACGCTGATCTCCCGGCTGCTGAAGGAAGGCGCCTGA
- a CDS encoding M4 family metallopeptidase translates to MDASHAHRHPVFCTVVPPHLLDKIAQSEDTRRADAAQRTLEQDSLLRTRRRVTTVRGIAPALGTPVSDEPRRTIYDTQHRTRLPGKKVRGEGDAASKDATVNRAYAGLGATYELFLKGFGRHSIDDSGLALDASVHYGVDYNNAFWDGQQMVFGDGDGDLFLDFTVSVDVIGHELTHGVTQYTANLEYHGQSGALNESMSDVFGSLIKQYCLDQTAEDADWLIGAGLLGPNVGGVALRSMKAPGTAYDDDELGKDPQPATMDDYVDTARDNGGVHINSGIPNHAFYLVATELGGKAWERAGRIWYDTLTGGELASDADFKDFARLSVAAAVARYGDGGAEHQALQKAWSTVGLG, encoded by the coding sequence ATGGATGCCTCCCACGCTCACCGCCACCCCGTCTTCTGCACGGTGGTCCCGCCCCACCTGCTCGACAAGATCGCCCAGTCCGAGGACACCCGGCGCGCCGACGCCGCCCAGCGCACCCTCGAGCAGGACTCCCTCCTGCGCACCCGGCGCCGGGTCACCACCGTCCGCGGGATCGCTCCTGCGCTGGGGACGCCCGTCTCCGACGAGCCCCGCCGGACGATCTACGACACCCAGCACCGCACCCGGCTGCCCGGGAAGAAGGTGCGCGGCGAGGGCGACGCGGCGTCCAAGGACGCCACCGTCAACCGCGCGTACGCGGGGCTCGGCGCCACGTACGAGCTGTTCCTGAAGGGCTTCGGCCGACACTCGATCGACGATTCCGGGCTGGCGCTGGACGCGAGCGTCCATTACGGCGTGGACTACAACAACGCCTTCTGGGACGGGCAGCAGATGGTCTTCGGCGACGGGGACGGGGACCTCTTCCTCGACTTCACCGTGTCGGTGGACGTCATCGGCCACGAACTCACGCACGGGGTCACCCAGTACACGGCGAACCTGGAGTACCACGGCCAGTCGGGCGCGCTGAACGAGTCGATGTCCGACGTCTTCGGCTCGCTGATCAAGCAGTACTGCCTCGACCAGACGGCCGAGGACGCGGACTGGCTGATCGGCGCCGGACTGCTCGGCCCGAACGTCGGCGGGGTCGCGCTGCGCTCGATGAAGGCGCCGGGCACGGCGTACGACGACGACGAGCTCGGCAAGGACCCGCAGCCGGCGACGATGGACGACTACGTGGACACCGCGCGGGACAACGGCGGGGTGCACATCAACTCCGGGATCCCGAACCACGCGTTCTACCTCGTGGCCACCGAACTCGGCGGCAAGGCGTGGGAGCGGGCCGGGCGGATCTGGTACGACACGCTGACGGGCGGCGAGCTGGCCTCGGACGCGGACTTCAAGGACTTCGCCCGGCTGTCGGTGGCCGCCGCGGTGGCCCGGTACGGGGACGGCGGCGCGGAGCACCAGGCGCTGCAGAAGGCGTGGTCGACGGTCGGGCTCGGCTAG